A single Anopheles funestus chromosome 2RL, idAnoFuneDA-416_04, whole genome shotgun sequence DNA region contains:
- the LOC125762405 gene encoding V-type proton ATPase 116 kDa subunit a 1 isoform X4 gives MGSLFRSEEMSLCQLFLQSEAAYACVSELGELGLVQFRDLNPDVNAFQRKFVNEVRRCDEMERKLRYLEKEIKKDGIPMLDTGESPEAPQPREMIDLEATFEKLENELREVNQNAEALKRNYLELTELKHILRKTQVFFDEQEGGMHTTESMTRALITDESRTGKAMGPVQLGFVAGVILRERLPAFERMLWRACRGNVFLRQAMIEDPLEDPSTGDKVYKSVFIIFFQGDQLKTRVKKICEGFRATLYPCPEAPTDRREMAMGVMTRIEDLHTVLGQTQDHRHRVLVAAAKNLKNWFVKVRKIKAIYHTLNLFNLDVTQKCLIAECWVPLLDFETIQIALRRGTERSGSSVPPILNRMETFEDPPTYNRTNKFTHAFQALINAYGVASYREMNPAPYTIITFPFLFAVMFGDLGHGTIMALFGLWMVLKEKPLAAKKSDNEIWNIFFGGRYIIFLMGVFSMYTGFVYNDIFSKSLNLFGSAWSINYNTSTVMTNKALQLDPAGNDYAQTPYPIGLDPVWQVAPLNKIIFQNAYKMKISIIFGVIHMLFGVFVGLFNHRYFKNKMAIYCEFIPQVIFLVFLFFYMTLLMFIKWVKYSASVEGAHSAGCAPSILITFINMVLFKAPEVSTGDCSPFMFAGQEGLQKFLVIVALLCVPWMLLAKPILIMRGRKEAAHQPIAPYSNENGDADGLNQHNNAAATQGGQQPPAQQQQGGGHGHDNEEMSEIFIHQGIHTIEYVLGSVSHTASYLRLWALSLAHAQLAEVLWNMVLQNGLKQDGWIGGIALWAVFAFWAVLTVGILVLMEGLSAFLHTLRLHWVEFQSKFYAGLGYAFQPFSFEVILESSSSSSED, from the exons ATGGGGTCCCTGTTCCGTAGTGAGGAGATGTCCCTCTGCCAGCTGTTTCTGCAGAGCGAGGCCGCTTACGCTTGTGTGTCGGAGTTGGGAGAGTTAGGATTGGTTCAGTTCCGTGAT CTCAATCCCGACGTCAATGCGTTTCAGCGCAAATTTGTTAATGAGGTGCGCCGGTGTGACGAGATGGAGCGTAAGCTGCGCTACCTGGAAAAGGAAATCAAAAAGGATGGTATCCCCATGTTGGACACCGGCGAGAGCCCCGAAGCGCCGCAGCCTCGCGAAATGATCGACTTGGAGGCAACGTTCGAGAAGCTGGAGAATGAGTTGCGCGAGGTGAATCAAAACGCTGAGGCACTGAAGCGTAACTATCTCGAGCTGACGGAGCTGAAGCACATCCTGCGTAAGACTCAGGTCTTTTTTGACGAG CAAGAGGGTGGCATGCATACCACCGAATCGATGACCCGAGCGTTGATCACCGACGAATCACGCACTGGCAAGGCAATGGGTCCTGTTCAGCTAGG CTTTGTTGCCGGAGTGATCCTGCGCGAACGTTTGCCGGCGTTCGAACGGATGCTTTGGCGGGCGTGCCGTGGCAATGTGTTCCTTCGCCAAGCGATGATCGAAGACCCGTTGGAGGATCCATCGACT GGAGATAAGGTGTACAAATCGGTGTTCATCATCTTCTTCCAAGGTGATCAGCTGAAGACACGCGTGAAGAAGATTTGCGAAGGTTTTCGCGCGACGCTCTATCCATGCCCAGAGGCCCCAACCGATCGGCGCGAGATGGCGATGGGCGTGATGACTCGCATCGAGGATTTGCACACAGTGCTTGGACAAACGCAGGACCATCGTCATCGAGTGCTGGTGGCTGCGGCCAAAAATCTGAAGAATTGGTTCGTTAAGGTGCGCAAGATCAAAGCCATCTACCATACGCTGAACCTTTTCAATCTGGACGTGACGCAGAAGTGTTTGATCGCGGAATGCTGGGTTCCGCTGTTGGACTTTGAAACGATCCAGATCGCGCTCCGGCGTGGTACCGAGCGGTCCGGGTCTTCCGTGCCGCCGATCTTGAACCGAATGGAAACGTTCGAGGATCCACCGACGTACAACCGGACGAACAAGTTCACGCACGCTTTTCAGGCGCTCATCAATGCGTACGGTGTTGCGAGCTATCGCGAAATGAACCCTGCGCCGTACACCATCATTACCTTCCCGTTCTTGTTCGCGGTGATGTTCGGCGATCTTGGTCACGGAACGATAATGGCTCTGTTCGGTTTGTGGATGGTACTGAAGGAGAAACCACTGGCGGCAAAGAAATCGGACAACGAAATTTGGAACATTTTCTTCGGTGGCCGATACATCATCTTCTTGATGGGGGTATTTTCGATGTACACAGGCTTCGTGTATAATGATATCTTCTCGAAGTCGTTGAACTTGTTCGGGTCTGCTTGGTCCATCAACTACAACACCTCGACTGTGATGACCAACAAAGCACTGCAACTTGATCCGGCGGGAAACGATTACGCCCAAACGCCGTATCCGATTGGGCTTGATCCGGTCTGGCAGGTGGCCCCGTTGAATAAGATCATTTTCCAGAACGCGTACAAGATGAAGATATCGATCATTTTCGGTGTCATTCACATGCTGttcggtgtgtttgttggtcTTTTCAATCATCGCTACTTCAAAAACAAGATGGCCATCTACTGCGAGTTTATCCCGCAGGTTATCTTCCtagtgtttttgttcttttacatGACGCTGCTAATGTTCATTAAATGGGTTAAATACTCTGCTAGTGTGGAGGGGGCCCATTCTGCTGGTTGTGCACCGTCGATCTTGATCACGTTTATCAACATGGTGCTGTTCAAGGCGCCCGAAGTTAGTACTGGCGATTGCTCCCCGTTCATGTTCGCGGGCCAGGAAGGTTTGCAAAAGTTCCTTGTCATCGTGGCACTTCTTTGCGTACCATGGATGCTGCTCGCGAAACCAATCCTGATCATGCGCGGTCGTAAGGAAGCTGCC CATCAACCAATTGCACCGTACAGCAATGAAAATGGCGATGCCGATGGATTAAATCAGCACAATAACGCGGCAGCAACTCAGGGAGGACAACAACCACcggcacagcagcagcagggtgGCGGTCATGGACATGACAATGAAGAAATGTCTGAGATTTTTATCCATCAAGGTATCCACACAATTGAGTATGTGCTCGGATCAGTGTCGCATACCGCTTCGTACCTTCGTTTGTGGGCACTGTCGTTGGCTCATGCAC AGCTTGCGGAAGTGTTGTGGAACATGGTGCTGCAAAATGGTCTGAAGCAGGACGGTTGGATCGGTGGAATAGCTTTGTGGGCCGTATTCGCGTTCTGGGCTGTGTTGACCGTGGGAATCTTGGTGCTGATGGAAGGTCTTTCCGCTTTCTTGCATACACTGCGTCTTCACTG GGTGGAGTTCCAGAGTAAATTCTACGCTGGCCTTGGTTATGCGTTCCAACCGTTCTCTTTCGAGGTCATCCTGGAATCAAGCTCCAGCTCGTCGGAGGACTAA
- the LOC125762405 gene encoding V-type proton ATPase 116 kDa subunit a 1 isoform X6, which translates to MADSHREEEQVNLLGEEGIRAGGAGAQGQNLKLGFVAGVILRERLPAFERMLWRACRGNVFLRQAMIEDPLEDPSTGDKVYKSVFIIFFQGDQLKTRVKKICEGFRATLYPCPEAPTDRREMAMGVMTRIEDLHTVLGQTQDHRHRVLVAAAKNLKNWFVKVRKIKAIYHTLNLFNLDVTQKCLIAECWVPLLDFETIQIALRRGTERSGSSVPPILNRMETFEDPPTYNRTNKFTHAFQALINAYGVASYREMNPAPYTIITFPFLFAVMFGDLGHGTIMALFGLWMVLKEKPLAAKKSDNEIWNIFFGGRYIIFLMGVFSMYTGFVYNDIFSKSLNLFGSAWSINYNTSTVMTNKALQLDPAGNDYAQTPYPIGLDPVWQVAPLNKIIFQNAYKMKISIIFGVIHMLFGVFVGLFNHRYFKNKMAIYCEFIPQVIFLVFLFFYMTLLMFIKWVKYSASVEGAHSAGCAPSILITFINMVLFKAPEVSTGDCSPFMFAGQEGLQKFLVIVALLCVPWMLLAKPILIMRGRKEAAHQPIAPYSNENGDADGLNQHNNAAATQGGQQPPAQQQQGGGHGHDNEEMSEIFIHQGIHTIEYVLGSVSHTASYLRLWALSLAHAQLAEVLWNMVLQNGLKQDGWIGGIALWAVFAFWAVLTVGILVLMEGLSAFLHTLRLHWVEFQSKFYAGLGYAFQPFSFEVILESSSSSSED; encoded by the exons ATGGCGGATTCGCACAGGGAAGAGGAGCAGGTTAATCTTCTTGGTGAGGAGGGCATTCGAGCAGGTGGTGCCGGGGCACAGGGACAAAATCTAAAACTAGG CTTTGTTGCCGGAGTGATCCTGCGCGAACGTTTGCCGGCGTTCGAACGGATGCTTTGGCGGGCGTGCCGTGGCAATGTGTTCCTTCGCCAAGCGATGATCGAAGACCCGTTGGAGGATCCATCGACT GGAGATAAGGTGTACAAATCGGTGTTCATCATCTTCTTCCAAGGTGATCAGCTGAAGACACGCGTGAAGAAGATTTGCGAAGGTTTTCGCGCGACGCTCTATCCATGCCCAGAGGCCCCAACCGATCGGCGCGAGATGGCGATGGGCGTGATGACTCGCATCGAGGATTTGCACACAGTGCTTGGACAAACGCAGGACCATCGTCATCGAGTGCTGGTGGCTGCGGCCAAAAATCTGAAGAATTGGTTCGTTAAGGTGCGCAAGATCAAAGCCATCTACCATACGCTGAACCTTTTCAATCTGGACGTGACGCAGAAGTGTTTGATCGCGGAATGCTGGGTTCCGCTGTTGGACTTTGAAACGATCCAGATCGCGCTCCGGCGTGGTACCGAGCGGTCCGGGTCTTCCGTGCCGCCGATCTTGAACCGAATGGAAACGTTCGAGGATCCACCGACGTACAACCGGACGAACAAGTTCACGCACGCTTTTCAGGCGCTCATCAATGCGTACGGTGTTGCGAGCTATCGCGAAATGAACCCTGCGCCGTACACCATCATTACCTTCCCGTTCTTGTTCGCGGTGATGTTCGGCGATCTTGGTCACGGAACGATAATGGCTCTGTTCGGTTTGTGGATGGTACTGAAGGAGAAACCACTGGCGGCAAAGAAATCGGACAACGAAATTTGGAACATTTTCTTCGGTGGCCGATACATCATCTTCTTGATGGGGGTATTTTCGATGTACACAGGCTTCGTGTATAATGATATCTTCTCGAAGTCGTTGAACTTGTTCGGGTCTGCTTGGTCCATCAACTACAACACCTCGACTGTGATGACCAACAAAGCACTGCAACTTGATCCGGCGGGAAACGATTACGCCCAAACGCCGTATCCGATTGGGCTTGATCCGGTCTGGCAGGTGGCCCCGTTGAATAAGATCATTTTCCAGAACGCGTACAAGATGAAGATATCGATCATTTTCGGTGTCATTCACATGCTGttcggtgtgtttgttggtcTTTTCAATCATCGCTACTTCAAAAACAAGATGGCCATCTACTGCGAGTTTATCCCGCAGGTTATCTTCCtagtgtttttgttcttttacatGACGCTGCTAATGTTCATTAAATGGGTTAAATACTCTGCTAGTGTGGAGGGGGCCCATTCTGCTGGTTGTGCACCGTCGATCTTGATCACGTTTATCAACATGGTGCTGTTCAAGGCGCCCGAAGTTAGTACTGGCGATTGCTCCCCGTTCATGTTCGCGGGCCAGGAAGGTTTGCAAAAGTTCCTTGTCATCGTGGCACTTCTTTGCGTACCATGGATGCTGCTCGCGAAACCAATCCTGATCATGCGCGGTCGTAAGGAAGCTGCC CATCAACCAATTGCACCGTACAGCAATGAAAATGGCGATGCCGATGGATTAAATCAGCACAATAACGCGGCAGCAACTCAGGGAGGACAACAACCACcggcacagcagcagcagggtgGCGGTCATGGACATGACAATGAAGAAATGTCTGAGATTTTTATCCATCAAGGTATCCACACAATTGAGTATGTGCTCGGATCAGTGTCGCATACCGCTTCGTACCTTCGTTTGTGGGCACTGTCGTTGGCTCATGCAC AGCTTGCGGAAGTGTTGTGGAACATGGTGCTGCAAAATGGTCTGAAGCAGGACGGTTGGATCGGTGGAATAGCTTTGTGGGCCGTATTCGCGTTCTGGGCTGTGTTGACCGTGGGAATCTTGGTGCTGATGGAAGGTCTTTCCGCTTTCTTGCATACACTGCGTCTTCACTG GGTGGAGTTCCAGAGTAAATTCTACGCTGGCCTTGGTTATGCGTTCCAACCGTTCTCTTTCGAGGTCATCCTGGAATCAAGCTCCAGCTCGTCGGAGGACTAA